The Aspergillus fumigatus Af293 chromosome 3, whole genome shotgun sequence region GAATTGGGGCGGTTGCTGTTCGCACAGCCCTGTGCGTTTGAGTTTGTCTGGGACTATCCAGGAAGACAGGGGGCGGTACTTGTAATCACCCCGAGGGTCATAAAGATCTGTGATGAGCAGGGACGGCGGCTGGCGGTGTCGCAGGTAATGGCGGAGGGGACATCATTGTCGCCGTTTGCCTCAAAACAGCTTGCATGAAGGGCGAGGCGATCAGTCAGAAGTTACCAGTACCAGTATTCTCATTACGTGCACTATGCAGTATGCAGTATTAAGAGTTATCTAGGAGAGATACTCTATTCGTAGTTGGCCTGCACCTGCACCGGAACCTCCTTAGCATCCTCAGCCACCAACCGCCCCCTACACGAAACAGAGCATAAAATAATCGAAAGGAATCTCTCCCATCTTCAACAACCTCATTAGTCTCATGTATCCCCAGCGACTGGACTGGCACACGTACGCGACAAGAAGGTTCAACGCAAAGACGACAATCTCCGCTTGCGCCAACACCGACGGGTAATCATAATAGTAAAGTCCCAGGTAGGAGACAAAATCCCCCGTCGAGATGGTGCCAACCCCAATCGCGCAGAGGATGATGACCAGGATGTCAAGGACGGCCGTCGCTGTGATGAAGCCGATATACTGGAAATGTAAGAACAGAGCGAGGATGTCTGAGACAATTGCCAGAGAAGCCTGTAGGCGTTAGACGTGCTTTTTTCCCCAAATCAGATATGTTGCTCACCGTGGCTAGAACGATGGGGAGCACAACCGGGGCCtcttcatgatctcctcCCCAGCCTGTTGCTAGGTGTGCTGTGACGGCCAGAAGAGCAATCGTAGATGCGCAGATGATGATTCGCAGGCCGAAGGAATCCAGTCTCTTCCGCGGAGGGAGGCGGTGCCTGCCATGCTGCGGTAAAGCGGTTGAGGGCTAGTAGTAGACAGTATTAGGAGTTGAAAGTGGGCATGAGAGGATCATAAAGAAGGAAGAACACCTAGCACATGTGAGACAGCGAACCAGCTAAATTTGCTATATCTGCTACTATTTTGCTACAGCTTAGGATAACACTACGTTAGCTTAGCTTGAGCCTTGATCAGGAGGCTTGATCATCTTCGTACACCCAGACCAGGTTCACATAGGTCGGTGTATCCATATATCTAAGCGTCGTAAAAAGGACAGGATAATCTCTTTAGGCACGGACGGAAGGCCCACACGCACCTACTGAAAGGATCAGGTTAAGACTCTTTCATCCTCACGCATTACATGCCTGGAAGTTTTCGACTCTAGCTGCCAAGCACAGAAACGAGCCTGGACTCAGCTATGACCGTTTAGAGCGCAGCCAATCTGCCCTAAGACAACTAGTGCCTCTGGTGGCGGAAGCTACTCCGGTTCAGTAGAAAGCTTCGAGGATAGCTTAGCACAGGGTCCGTAGAGGGCTTTCATCCAACCAATCACCACGCGGCAACCAGAATTCGTCTCGCTTAAATCCGGACTCCTTTTTACGAAGTTGGTTTGGTTACGGGAACATCACTCATAATAATTCTCAATGCCCATTATCACATCGTGACTTGATCAATTGTCAGCCATCACAGCATATACCTGAACAGAGGCGACCGATCCCCCATCCTGGCCAACTGAGCGTTATCATAGCCCGAGACATCCATCTGATCCCGTTTCTTGTTGATGCGCTGATACGAGAACCGCAGGATCACCACGGCAATGATTCCCACCACCGCAAACCCCAGCTCCAATGAGTGTCCCAGAATATACCTGGGTGCGTCCTGCGCGCGGTAAAAGTTGGATGCCATTGCTGAAAACATTAGCATTGTAGCTTTTGTTTTTTAACGCATCAAGATACTTACCACCCGCCATATTACCCAACCCGATATGGATGGCCATTCCGGCTGCACGCTTGTAGTCGCCGGCCAGGTTGACGCTGAGCCAGGTGACGTTTCCTGGGAACGCAGGATAGATCCCTGTCTTGTCAGACGGGTGCTTTGTTGGTGGGCAAGAAACTTACCGACGACGGCGATGAAAACACCAAAGTAGACAACCCCTGGCACTCCCCGACCAGTGGAGGCAAGGACAATGATGAAGCCGATGGCAATCAGCGacatgaagaagaaaatgaatGGAGATCGCTGCTTGCGACGATCCGACAGCCAGGCTGATGCGATAGCCACAATGGCGGCCGTGATGTAGATCGGCACCGTGAGCAACTGCGCCGTTGAAGACTTGTACCCGAGGtccttgatgatggatggcagGAAGTACGAGATACCGTAGAGAGGGGTGGTGATTCCCCAGTACACTGATCCATTAGTCCAACCAGTCGTCGTCGCGCAACGCAGAGGGGAAGCATACTGAACAAGGCCACGTAGATTTGCCAATCTGTCAACGCATCAAGCACATAGCGTACGCGGAATCGCGATTCCTCATGGTCGGTCCCGTCTTGTGTGGTGTCGCGCCCGGATTGAGACCGCAGTTTGTGAATCACCCATCGgcgctcttcctcggtcAGAAAGGTGGCCGTCTCGGGGAAATCGTGAATCGCAAAGGGGGCGACAAGGGCCACAGCAACTGTCAGAAGTCCTTCCAGGATGAAAATCCAGCGCCAGCCGGCATACCCGCCCACCCCGTCCATTTTCTATTCCCCGTCAGCTTCGTCCTAGAAGGGGACCCAGAGACATACACCAATCGCGTACGCGAGGAGTCCCGAGAAAGCACCGGCGATACTGGccgagctgaagaagagagcttGTCGGTACTGGGCTTTCTCACGGGGATACCACATGGTGATGTAGTAGGCGGTGCCGGGGTACAGACCAGCCTCTGCGGCAAGTCAGGATGACAAGTGCATATCAATATCGTGCGAACTCACCAGCAACCCCGAGGAAGATGCGCGTCGACAGAAGTCCCGCATAGTTGTGCACCACGCCCATCAACGTCTGTCTCGTCAGCCGGAGTTCATCCTCCGTTGCAGCAAACGTACCATGACAATCCCCCAAGAGATCATCAAAAACGGCAACCATCTCGACGGTCGCAACTTTTTGAGCAGCAGATTACTCGGCATCTCAAACGCACAGTACGTGAAAAAGAACACCGTTACTGGACATTGTCAGCATCCTCTCAACCGTTTTGAGTCAAGTTGACATACAACACCAGCTATACTCCTGCGACGTCAAGCCCAAATCCTCCACCAAGCCTTCGATCTTCGCGTTCCCAATATTCCCACGGTCCAGAAACGCCAATAGATACAAAACAGACAGCATGGGAATCAACCGCAGATCCATCTTGCGGAGGACCCgtttctcctgctccggcGTAAAGTGGGGGATTTGCTCCGCATCCTGCGTGTGTTTCTCGCTGACGGAGGACACGGGCGTTTCGGCCACGTGCTCGACCCCCATTGTGGTGGGTTTTTCGATATCGGTGTCAGTTGCGTACATAATGGCTTATAGAGGGGGATGCAACCGTAGTGAtgaaagaaggaagatgcaggGTGTCGATCTACTTATATCGATGGATTCCCGCTTCCCCATGTTGATCGCTTACCCCAACTTTTACCCCAGACTGTGGGGTGTTCCCGTGGGCTGGATTTCCCAATGGTTCTGACGGGCCTGTTCCGCTGCCTTGCTGTCATTCCACTGCCCAGCCTTCGAGGCCTTGCGGTGGCGTGGCCGTAAAGTTAGATACTGGTATGCTTGGTGCTGATAGGACTTTAGATGCGATTTACCAGCCACTGCCCGGGTAAGACTCGTATTTATTCAGCATGGCATGATGGGTTCGGTGTCTATTTTTCTATTGGTCCGAATTAATTTCATATTCTACTGTTTAAGCTAATGCTAAGGACATCTCATATGCATCCATACTCCGTGTTAAAGCCGTTGTGACTGCAACTGTTAGTTAGAGCAACCCCAGAGGACCGACAACGTACCTGGTCCATTAGCAATAATTCTCCGAACTGCTCTCCAGACATCCACAGCAGTCACAAAGGGTGCCACAGGCCAATACTCGCGAATCGAGTTCTCAAACCCCCGAAGCACTTCCCGTTGAGGCGAGTCCTCGGGCTGGTTGTCCATCACGTCAATCGCCCACTCCGCGATAACCACCCCTGGAAAGTCAGTATAACTGCTATGAAGCAGCGGATGTAGCTTACCGCATGGAATAGCGACCATGGACGTTTGATTCCGCCGGCTAATCACCCACGGAATCATAGCCGCGCGCGCAAAGGCAGCCGCTTGGACTAAATCACCCTCCCGGAGGACCTTTCGCATGGCTGCAAACTGCTTGCTGCGCATGAGGTCCATTGTCTGCCGGATGTCCACGACCAGGGAGATGCGCAGATAATATGCAGCCGGATAGCAGAGATGATTGAGAGCCAGGTTCTCCATACTCGTCCGGTCATGTATCAGGAACCATTGATCTAGAGCATGCTGCAGGTATGAGTTGATCTCGACCACGTCGAGAACTGCTTCCCGTCGGAGCCCATCGATGTAGAGTAGCAGCCCGACCACAAGACAAAGAGAGGCCAGGCCGTTCAATGGCTGCGGCCGACCGAACAGCAGGGCCTCCACATTCTCTGACCAGCTGCCCGGCGATCGACTTCTCGGGTTCTGATAGAGTACATGCCATTGGACGGCTGAACGAGCATTCCACAAGGTCTCCGACCATGGAAATTCGATCAGACTGAATGGAAAGTCCAGAACATTGACGATTGGCTCATATGCCACTGACCACAACCCGCTCACCACAATGAAGCACAAAATTGATCTACACAAGATCAGCAATGTCGGCCCACGAGCGGTAGGCATAGCTTACCTGCGGTGAGATTCTCCCTCGATGTAactcttccatttctcctCCACTGTGGATGCCTGATCGACGAGATCCATTGCCGGGCCAGATTCGATCACCCGCGCAAGATTTATCAAGCTGTCGAGACTGCCGAGGGTAATGTCGCTCTCGCTAGACTTGCCCCCCGGCAGACCAAAGACACAGTTCAGCAAGAGCGTGGTGAAGATCCAGATAGGTATAGTATTGTTCTCGCGGGTATAGAGCGTGTTCAACTAGAACGGATCAGTTCTGTGCACAATGCAGAAACGAATTCGAATTGCACCTACGTGATGAGCGATAATACGACGGGAGGCCTCGAACAGCATTTGGCCCACCTCGGGTTCGTCACAGTACATCGCTCCATCGGCGAGAACTCCAATAGCAATCGCTACTCTGTCAGTTAGATACACTCGAAAGGGGGGAAATGTTTGTACCTGGTATTTGATAGATTTCCGACTTCGGATGAGCAAACGGAAGGTTCTTATGGGGTATCTCGAAGAACATGTGCCAGTAGCGGTAGAGAGAATCCATCTCGGGGATCTTGAAGCGATGGGAATATTCTTCGCCCCCGGCGACATTGATACTCTGAGCGAGTCAGCAGAATCCAGTATTCGTATCCTCAGACGCACCCTCAAGCCCTCCAGCGCTTTCTCGATCCCCAAACGGGCAGTCTCATTCCGATCATTTTCAAAGATCGCCTCGCTTTGCGGTGTACTCAGCCGTAGCGGTGTCGGAAGGCTCGTAGATAACGGAGACCTATTCAATGCCGAGAGCAGCGATGCGAACTCCAGCCCGCTGGGCAGTTTCAGCCACGGGGGAGTCTCGCTTCCTGAAGGCGTCTGGAGCCGAGACTCGCGGCGCCGATCGGAGATCACAGAGTACGCATTTTCTTGGAACGCAGGACTACCTGGAGCCCCGGCCAAGTAAAGATTCTCATGTCGATGTGTCTCTGGCGCTAAAGGAGCGTGCAATGCTGGTCCCGGCTCCTCAACAAAGGAGGGGAATGGTGCTCGACTGGGAGAGTCACCTTGAGCAGCATCGACCTGCCCTGATGAGTATGACTTCGGCTGGGTGGCTGCCGATGGCTCTGATTCGACAATTTCCGGCAATGGAATGCTTGAAGTCGCGCCATGGCGGGTGCGTTGATGGCGGTCATGCAATTCCTTTCGGGAAAAGCTCTCCCCGCAAATTCGACAGCGAAAGGGTCTTTCCTTGGTGTCTAATTGACTGTCAGCAAGAATGGACCAAAGGCGTTTGACGGCGAAAAGCGCCAAGACGTACGCCTCCTCACATGGCGCTTCAGGTGTTCTGATCGCTTGAAGCAGAGGCCGCAGTAAACACAACGGTGGGGACGGGTCGGGTTCTCAGAGACAGTCGACATGCCGGTGGGGTTTAGTCTCGAGGTGCTCATGGGGTGGACTCTGATTTTGATCTCTTCAACCCCAGGATCTTTCATCCTTTTTTCGCCAAGGACGAACATACGAGACGTAACAAATCCTGCGGGGGCACCACTGCGGGGGTTGACTGACCCACACGTCTGTGCATGGACACCCAGATGTAACCTTAGTACTCGGGAGCCTTCGAGGTTTTCCAACTCACATTCTTGAATTGTTTCCGTTACAAGGTCTTACAAGATTCTTGATAGGTGGAGATGAATGCTATAATGGTCGTCCCATTGGATCTGCCTCGAGCACGTACATGAGAGCGCTCCCCCTCGGCGTCTTCATACTCCGCGACTCGACAATCAAATCATGTACGAAATAAGTGCTGTAGTAGTCCTTACCATCTTCCTGGAAATCTCCTCCCCAGGTAAACGGCCCACTCGTCAAGATGACCCGTCTCGGGTCCGAAATGCACAACAGCCGACACAGTTCCATCCGCAACCTCGAGATAGTCACCGCGCCCTCCCGCGCATCAGGATGCAGAACAAACATAATCTCCCACCCATGACGATTCACCCGTAATCGTTCCGTATCGGACGGCTCCCGGAACGTCCACCCAGCGCTCAGACTGTGGTCGCGCGGGGAAGTCGACGATGCCGAACCCCGAGGCATCTGGCCCTGTTGCCGGTCAAAGGCATCCCGCTCGGCAATAAACGCTCGCCGCGCAAAACAGAAGCCACATTCAGGGACGTGCGAGGTCACGAGCTGCATTTCGAGTTCCGCGCCGTCGAATAAACAGGTATGTTGGATGTTGGTCTCGGGGTTCCTGGTGCGGAACCAATACACGTCATTTTCGCGTAAGAACCCGGGAAGCATCCGCACCAGCTCCTCATGCAGGAGCCGTCGGCAGGTGCATCGGTGGGTGATTTCTACCGAGTACATTTCCCCTTCGCCATGGATGATGCAGTTGGCGATGTTCATGGCGGGGAATGTGAATTGGTGGTCGACACGAACGCCTGTGCCACATGATTAGCCTCGCACAAAAATACAGACTTGAGCTGTCAATGATGCGAGTTACAACCATTGGACAAGATAATACCCATGCGTAATGTGACCCGCTCCTCTGGGATGGCATTGCTGGGGTAATGGGGGATTGGCTCAAGAATAGGTGATGGTCGGGTGGGCAGATAAGCCCCAGAGGGAGTTGCCATCATTCATGATGGATGGGGTCGACAAAGGGGCAGAACTGGATGCTGTTAGGCAAGATAGCCCCAATCGCTCTTATGTGGGAACAGACGCAGAGAGGCCTTTATTACCCCACCCCAACACTGAAGATGTCCGAGGCAAGGCACAAGCCAATCAGAATAGGACAAGGCGCCGTATCACGTGGCTTTGGGGTAAGCCATGTGGGACCGGCGGGTTGTGGGGTCTGCGGTAGTACTCCatatgtacggagtatgtatTTACAATACTATTGTATCATGTGTATCATGTCGAAGCGAGATCGCTGTGATGACCCCAATGGCGCTGAACCTTTTGCATGGCTCATTCTGTACTTATAACAATTTCTGGTGTCTGCTTCGTCTCCGGTGCTAGAGTTTGCATCCTCTATTTCAATCCCCTGAATAAACCCTCCTAGGCTACCACAATACATAAATATGATCTCAACAGCATGGGTCGAGCCTGATACCATAGCCCGCCCTGTCGCCGTAATAGGCGGCGGCGTTCTGGGGCGTCGACTATGCATGATGTGGGCAGCAGCCGGGCACTCGGTTCAGTTGTATGAAAAGTCCCCGGAAGTCGCCAGTTCAGCCATAAAGTATATCAACGACGCCATGCCCGAACAATGCACCAAGCTCGGCACTGAGCCAGGGAGTGTGTTCCTCGCCACCTCCTTGCAGGATGCAGTCCAGAACGCCTGGATGGTCATTGAGGCCATTCCAGAGATCCTCCCCTTGAAAATTGAACTGTTCGGCCACCTGGACCAACTCGCCCCACCGGACTGTATTCTGGccaccaactcctcctcgtACAAATCCAGCGAGATGATCCAGCAGGTCACCCGGAGATACCGCGTGTGTAACGGACACTACTACATGCCTCCGGACCAGAATCATCTCGAGATCATGACCTGCGGATACACGGATCCCTCCATCATTGCATTTCTGATGGAGCAGTCCGCCGCAGCGGGATTCGTGCCCATCCATGCCAAGGTTGAATCGACAGGGCTGATCTTCAATCGGATATGGGCTGCAATCAAGCGAGAATCTCTCCTAGTGATGGCTGAAGGGGTGGGAACGGCCGGAGATATCGATCGACTGTTCAAGGGTTGGTTTCATGGGGAGGTTGGGCCGTGTGAGATGATGGATCGGGTGGGGTTGGATACGGTGTACAATATCGAGAAGCATTATGTGGAGGAGAGAGGGCTGGATGCGAAGCCTATCGAGTGGCTGAAGGAGAATTACGTGGATCGAGGGCTTCTCGGACGGAAATCTGGGAAGGGATTACTGTCTGAAGAGAGCAATGGCCACGCTCAGTAGACGAGTGTATGTTTCGTAGTTTGGCTCATAGCTAGCTCCAACATGGACTTGGACAACTGAGCCTCAATTGGAGCATGCTCTCTGTCTCTCTTGTCTCCGTATCATGATTCAATCGGAATGGCTAGACGAGGCTTGAAATCAAGAGCGaacatactccatactcagTTGATCGGTTCGTCAAACTGCCTATAACTATGTACCCTGCGGTGTGACAGCCCCATCGAACTCGCGACGGGACCACCGGTTCCTACGGCGCTCAAGCAGACTAGGAGGCGGTTGGAATGCACTGGGAGTAGTAGCTGTTGTAGGAAGTGCATGTGGCTCCTGTAACGCAGGCTGTGGGCCCAGACCATCCACTGCCACCGCACTGCCCGTAGACCGATTGAACTGAAGTCGAGCTGCCCGCCGTGGTCGTAGTTGTGGTCGTGGTGGCCCTGGTTGTCGTGGACAGCGTTGTAGTGGCACTGGTAGTCGGAGCACTACCACTGCCAGTTACCGGCGTTCCCGACGCAGTGATGGTCGAACTGGACTGCACAACTGACACAGCCCCGGGAATGAGCGTGGGACCCGGCACTATATACGTCGAAAGCGCGTTATAGATATTGACCAGAATGCCCGGATCTGTGGGTGAATAGAGCTCTGTGCCCTTCACACCCGAGGGCTGCGCGGTCCCCGACCCTGTAATCTGAAGGTTAAAACATTGGGGGTAGTTCTGGGCTCCATTCTGGCTGCCGGCTCCATGCAACGCAATCAACTCATGTCGAAGAACATAATAGCCCGGGGCAATGGTCGGAGGGATCTCCACCAGCCACGAGTTGTTATCCGCGATCAACTGATCGTCACCCCAGACCCCCGGTGGGTTTGAGCCGTCCACCAGCCCAACACCatcgatcttgaagaactccAGAGTCGTCTTGTCTACCGTCTCGCAGCTCGAACCGCACCTCGCCAGGTAGTCGATGACCTATACCCAGTTAATATCATCCCCCATTTGCTTGATGAACATTTTGGCTTGCTCGCGTCACGGCTCCGTTATTGAGCATACGCCGCCGCCGAACGAAGAGAACATACTGGTCCATGGTGGGAATCTGGCCAAGCGGTCCATTGAATGGATATTTTGTCGCCCGCCGCAACCACAGCATGCCCTCGCGCGTTGGTGGCGTTGAGATGACAGATGATATCGTTCGTTCCATACGCATCTGGGGAGATGAAGCCATTCGCCGTGTTGGGGGTCTGCCACGCTACCACCACCGGCGGATCAGGATTGTAGGGATCCGAATCAATATTCCATCCGCGGTACGAAACCCCGTTGATTACGATGTTTGTAACATGACCATGAGCTGTGACGCGGGTAGTGAGGAGAAGCGCTGCAAGCAGCTGCGTAGATTGAACGTGTCTCATGCTGAACGGTGATAGGAGCCTGTGCAATCAGTGGAATTGATAGCCAAAAGTGATCTGAAGTGGATTCTTTCCAgtcggaggaagagaggaattTGGTTGGAGTTAGCTACAAGAGAAAGGCTTTATATAACAACTCTTCGTTTTAGCCGGCATTACAGGAAGCTGAACTGGCAATTTCATCCGTTCCAGGGGCTAGAGCATCACATGCTGGGTGCCAGAAGGGAATCAAGTCCATGTCGTCCAGCGACCCAGTAGGATCGGCCGTCTAGGCGCCTCGTTGAACGAGATAGATTGCGTACAAGTGATACAGCATGCAATCGTGGCCTAAACGCTGCAAGTACAAATTTGCCGGAGAATATGCAACA contains the following coding sequences:
- a CDS encoding allantoate permease family MFS transporter, encoding MYATDTDIEKPTTMGVEHVAETPVSSVSEKHTQDAEQIPHFTPEQEKRVLRKMDLRLIPMLSVLYLLAFLDRGNIGNAKIEGLVEDLGLTSQEYSWCLTVFFFTYCAFEMPSNLLLKKLRPSRWLPFLMISWGIVMTLMGVVHNYAGLLSTRIFLGVAEAGLYPGTAYYITMWYPREKAQYRQALFFSSASIAGAFSGLLAYAIGVCLWKMDGVGGYAGWRWIFILEGLLTVAVALVAPFAIHDFPETATFLTEEERRWVIHKLRSQSGRDTTQDGTDHEESRFRVRYVLDALTDWQIYVALFMYWGITTPLYGISYFLPSIIKDLGYKSSTAQLLTVPIYITAAIVAIASAWLSDRRKQRSPFIFFFMSLIAIGFIIVLASTGRGVPGVVYFGVFIAVVGIYPAFPGNVTWLSVNLAGDYKRAAGMAIHIGLGNMAGAMASNFYRAQDAPRYILGHSLELGFAVVGIIAVVILRFSYQRINKKRDQMDVSGYDNAQLARMGDRSPLFRYML
- a CDS encoding C2H2-type zinc finger protein, with the translated sequence MMATPSGAYLPTRPSPILEPIPHYPSNAIPEERVTLRMGIILSNGVRVDHQFTFPAMNIANCIIHGEGEMYSVEITHRCTCRRLLHEELVRMLPGFLRENDVYWFRTRNPETNIQHTCLFDGAELEMQLVTSHVPECGFCFARRAFIAERDAFDRQQGQMPRGSASSTSPRDHSLSAGWTFREPSDTERLRVNRHGWEIMFVLHPDAREGAVTISRLRMELCRLLCISDPRRVILTSGPFTWGGDFQEDGKDYYSTYFVHDLIVEVHPMSTSRLNPTGMSTVSENPTRPHRCVYCGLCFKRSEHLKRHVRRHTKERPFRCRICGESFSRKELHDRHQRTRHGATSSIPLPEIVESEPSAATQPKSYSSGQVDAAQGDSPSRAPFPSFVEEPGPALHAPLAPETHRHENLYLAGAPGSPAFQENAYSVISDRRRESRLQTPSGSETPPWLKLPSGLEFASLLSALNRSPLSTSLPTPLRLSTPQSEAIFENDRNETARLGIEKALEGLRSINVAGGEEYSHRFKIPEMDSLYRYWHMFFEIPHKNLPFAHPKSEIYQIPAIAIGVLADGAMYCDEPEVGQMLFEASRRIIAHHLNTLYTRENNTIPIWIFTTLLLNCVFGLPGGKSSESDITLGSLDSLINLARVIESGPAMDLVDQASTVEEKWKSYIEGESHRRSILCFIVVSGLWSVAYEPIVNVLDFPFSLIEFPWSETLWNARSAVQWHVLYQNPRSRSPGSWSENVEALLFGRPQPLNGLASLCLVVGLLLYIDGLRREAVLDVVEINSYLQHALDQWFLIHDRTSMENLALNHLCYPAAYYLRISLVVDIRQTMDLMRSKQFAAMRKVLREGDLVQAAAFARAAMIPWVISRRNQTSMVAIPCGVVIAEWAIDVMDNQPEDSPQREVLRGFENSIREYWPVAPFVTAVDVWRAVRRIIANGPVTTALTRSMDAYEMSLALA
- a CDS encoding putative endo-1,4-beta-glucanase, whose translation is MRHVQSTQLLAALLLTTRVTAHGHVTNIVINGVSYRGWNIDSDPYNPDPPVVVAWQTPNTANGFISPDAYGTNDIICHLNATNARGHAVVAAGDKISIQWTAWPDSHHGPVIDYLARCGSSCETVDKTTLEFFKIDGVGLVDGSNPPGVWGDDQLIADNNSWLVEIPPTIAPGYYVLRHELIALHGAGSQNGAQNYPQCFNLQITGSGTAQPSGVKGTELYSPTDPGILVNIYNALSTYIVPGPTLIPGAVSVVQSSSTITASGTPVTGSGSAPTTSATTTLSTTTRATTTTTTTTAGSSTSVQSVYGQCGGSGWSGPTACVTGATCTSYNSYYSQCIPTAS
- a CDS encoding 3-hydroxyacyl-CoA dehydrogenase family protein, giving the protein MISTAWVEPDTIARPVAVIGGGVLGRRLCMMWAAAGHSVQLYEKSPEVASSAIKYINDAMPEQCTKLGTEPGSVFLATSLQDAVQNAWMVIEAIPEILPLKIELFGHLDQLAPPDCILATNSSSYKSSEMIQQVTRRYRVCNGHYYMPPDQNHLEIMTCGYTDPSIIAFLMEQSAAAGFVPIHAKVESTGLIFNRIWAAIKRESLLVMAEGVGTAGDIDRLFKGWFHGEVGPCEMMDRVGLDTVYNIEKHYVEERGLDAKPIEWLKENYVDRGLLGRKSGKGLLSEESNGHAQ